In a single window of the Populus alba chromosome 16, ASM523922v2, whole genome shotgun sequence genome:
- the LOC140954718 gene encoding MDIS1-interacting receptor like kinase 2-like — MEQKKRFAASPVVLMTLLAFSSTILQHWPAARRVAMEYGIRPPISHRDISSKNVLLDNEFKAYLSDFGTARFLKPNSSNWTAVAGTCGYIAPALEIVMGKHPDELISTLQSSTDQQEIELKNVLDPRLPPPAAQRIEKEVVSVVMQAFSCLKVNPNFRPTMHDVTNALSKAHSHFHLP; from the exons ATGGAGCAGAAGAAGCGTTTCGCAGCATCACCTGTGGTGTTGATGACGTTACTTGCGTTTTCCTCTACGATTTTGCAGCACTGGCCAGCTGCTCGTCGGGTGGCAATGGAATACGGGATCAG ACCTCCAATCAGTCATCGAGATATATCAAGCAAAAATGTTCTATTGGACAATGAATTCAAAGCCTACCTCTCCGATTTCGGCACTGCCAGGTTTCTGAAGCCTAATTCCTCAAATTGGACAGCAGTTGCCGGCACATGCGGATACATTGCTCCAG CTCTCGAAATAGTAATGGGAAAGCATCCAGATGAGCTTATTTCCACTCTGCAATCATCCACTGATCAACAAGAGATAGAGCTAAAGAATGTGTTAGATCCACGTCTGCCCCCTCCAGCAGCTCAACGGATTGAAAAGGAAGTGGTGTCTGTAGTGATGCAAGCATTTTCATGCCTCAAGGTCAATCCTAACTTTCGGCCAACCATGCATGATGTTACCAATGCACTCTCGAAAGCTCATAGCCATTTTCACTTGCCATAG